A region of Pan troglodytes isolate AG18354 chromosome 23, NHGRI_mPanTro3-v2.0_pri, whole genome shotgun sequence DNA encodes the following proteins:
- the SYNGR1 gene encoding synaptogyrin-1 isoform X2, with amino-acid sequence MLTLEFGILEFDPSWIGSWTQRSWVSWRSRPGCELFSIVVFGSIVNEGYLNSASEGEEFCIYNRNPNACSYGVAVGVLAFLTCLLYLALDVYFPQISSVKDRKKAVLSDIGVSAFWAFLWFVGFCYLANQWQVSKPKDNPLNEGTDAARAAIAFSFFSIFTWSLTAALAVRRFKDLSFQEEYSTLFPASAQP; translated from the exons ATGTTGACCTTAGAGTTTGGGATTCTGGAATTCGATCCTTCATGGATAGGCAGCTGGACACAGAGGTCGTGGGTGAGCTGGAGGAGCAGGCCCGGATGTGAG ctgttctccatagtggtgtTCGGCTCCATCGTGAATGAGGGCTACCTCAACAGCGCCTCCGAGGGGGAGGAGTTCTGCATCTACAACCGCAACCCCAACGCCTGCAGCTATGGCGTGGCCGTGGGCGTGCTCGCCTTCCTCACCTGCCTGCTGTACCTGGCCCTGGACGTGTACTTCCCGCAGATCAGCAGCGTCAAGGACCGCAAGAAAGCCGTCCTGTCCGACATCGGTGTCTCGG CCTTCTGGGCTTTCCTCTGGTTCGTGGGATTCTGCTACCTGGCCAACCAGTGGCAGGTCTCCAAGCCCAAGGACAACCCACTGAACGAAGGGACGGACGCAGCCCGGGCCGCCATcgccttctcctttttctccatCTTCACCTGG AGCCTGACCGCAGCCCTGGCCGTGCGGAGATTCAAGGACCTAAGCTTCCAGGAGGAGTACAGCACACTGTTCCCTGCCTCGGCACAGCCGTAG